In Kineococcus endophyticus, the DNA window GACCCCCTCGACCTCCCGCCCGCGGCCGCGTCCCCTCGACCCCCTCGACCTCCCGCCCGCGGCCGCGTCCCCTCGACCCCCTCGACCTCCCGCCCGCGGCCGCGTCCCCTCGACCCCCTCGACCTCCTGCCCGGCTTGCTCGGTTCGGTGGCAAGGCCGACCCGGCCCGCAGGGCCGGCCAGGCCCGAGGACCGGAAGCGGGCGCGGCAGGTGTCGGACGTCGGGTGAACGGGGCCGACCTCCGGGTGTCCCGGACTGTCCGCCGACGCGCTGGGCGCGTCGAGCGTCCGGTCCGTGCCACCCTGCGGCCGGTCCCTGGTCGCCGTACGTGCAGCGCTGGGCGCTGCACGACCGACAGCCCTGCGGGCTGTTCTGGCGCGCTAGGGCGCGCCAGTCGAACCCGCCTCTCCGCGCCCCGGTGGTGAGGAGAGCGAGATATAACCCAACGCTTCGCTTATGGGCTACTCTCGCTCCCACTCGCTTCGCTCGCAGGAGGGCGTTCACCCCTCGCTAACGCTCGGAGCGAACTGGCGACGGCCCTTGGGCCGCCGCTCCACGGCAAGGACGAGGGGGCCCGGAATGAGCGAGACGGCAGCCGACTACTTCGCGCAGCGGTCACCGCGCGAGGTTGCGCGCGACGACATCGCGCGGGCTGTGCGCGACTGCGCCGACGCCGAACTGGGCATCCCGTCGATGGGTGAGAGCGCCGAGGCGATCCGTGAGAACCGTGCTGCGTACGCCGACCCGTCGACCCGCGCGGCGATCGAGCTGCGCTGCGTCGAGGTCGCGCACCACTTCGGGCTGGACCTGGCGGGCTGGCTGACCAACGCCCGGATCGCGCACGTGTCGTGGCGCGAGCTGGCGGCTGCGATCGGCCTCAACGAGGACCAGGCCGTCGAGCGCTACCCGCATGTCGACGGAGCCGCAGAGAGCATCAGCGGCGCGGTGGCGTACCCACCGGTCGGGTGGGACGACGCCGCAGGTGGGGTCATCCACGACAGCGGCCAGTGGGCAGACGCTGAGGCGGAGACGGTGCGGCGAGCTGAGGCGGAGACGGTGCGGCGAGCCGAAGAACGGCGTCGCTGACGTGGTCCGAGGTATGCCCGGGAAGAAGCGCACACACACCATCTCGGTGCGGGTGGACCCTGACGCGCTGGCCGCGTGGGACGCGGCCCGTACGGCGTCGGGGCGCAAGGAGATGGGGGCGTGGGTGCGGGCGGTCGTGGAGGACGTGTTGGGGACGTACCCGCCTGGCCAGCGCCCCGGTGACGTGCCGCGGGTGCCGGAAGTCAACGCGGAGGCGTACGCGCACCTGACGGCAGCGGCGAACAACCTCAACCAGCTCACCCGGTACAGCCACCAGGACGAGACGCTGCACCCGGAAGTCCTGGCGGCAGTTCGCGCCGTCGTGGCTGCTGCGATGGAGGTCCGCGGGGTCAAGACGCAGCCCACCGCCAAGCACGACGTCACCGAGCCAGGAGCCGTCATCTGGAAGCGCCCGGCCGGCGTGGAGGAGACCAACCTCCACCCCTCGGGCAGCCACCAGGGCTACGCCATCTACGAGCAGGGGAAGCCGGAGGACGGGCAGGAGTGAGCGCGTCCGTGGCCTGTTGGTCGAGGGCTGAGCTGAGAGGGCTGCCGCGCCCGCTTCCGGTCCTCGGGCCGTGGCCGGCCCTGCGGGCCGGGTCGGCCTTGCCACTCGATGGACAGCGCCGGTGATCCCCCGCATCAGCAAGGGCAGCAGTGGACGCGCGGCGCTGGCCTACGACTTCGGGCCGGGGAGGCGGGAGGAGCACGTCAACCCGCGCACTGTGGCGGGCAACCTGCCGGGGGACTGGCGGGATCAGGGCGCGCTCATGGACGGGCACATCAAGCTGATGCGCCCTGAGGTCACCAAGCCGGTGTGGCGGTCGAGTCTGCGCGCGGCCGAGCAGGACCGGACCCTCAGCGATGAGGAGTGGCGGCGAATCGCGGAGACCTACATCCAGCGCATGGGCTTTGAAGAGGCTCCGTGGACGGCGACACGTCACGCGGACGACCACATCCACCTGACCGTCTCGCGTGTCCGCTGGGACGGGAAGCTGCTCGACGTCGGTCACGACTACGCCCGCGCCCAGGCCGCGGCCAGGGTCGTCGAGGGGGAGCACCAGTTGCTCGACGCCTCCACCCGCTATGACCGGGGTCAGCCCCAGGTCAGCCACGGAGAGCGCGAGGCCGCAGTCCGGCGGGGCGTGCAGCCTGAGCGCGCTCAGATGCGCGAGCGGGTGCGCTCAGCGATCACCCGTAGCGA includes these proteins:
- a CDS encoding relaxase/mobilization nuclease domain-containing protein, which codes for MIPRISKGSSGRAALAYDFGPGRREEHVNPRTVAGNLPGDWRDQGALMDGHIKLMRPEVTKPVWRSSLRAAEQDRTLSDEEWRRIAETYIQRMGFEEAPWTATRHADDHIHLTVSRVRWDGKLLDVGHDYARAQAAARVVEGEHQLLDASTRYDRGQPQVSHGEREAAVRRGVQPERAQMRERVRSAITRSDGSLSGFDRELGAHGLIFKRNQASTGRVSGYSYGLLGHVDAQGGQVWFKGSQLGKDFSWAATQRQLHERGEQPHRPAQSTQERPVQEPPAERARPAEQPAPAERSNATEDAVRRVMDRLRGRRNGREGQGMER